From Astyanax mexicanus isolate ESR-SI-001 chromosome 11, AstMex3_surface, whole genome shotgun sequence, the proteins below share one genomic window:
- the LOC111197340 gene encoding B-cell receptor CD22-like: protein MPKSELNWFLKRMSSELGEKQWGVTYNPDRVCALEGSSVDLSCSYKHPGGLRVTESFWFINETGVRPVDLLDDDQYKGRVQYHQTQNQLYHTVRITDLRVSDAQTYKFKFITDDPDGNFIGRSGVILSVTDLKIEVLNTQGGGKQLTCSSTCTLTNPTYIWYRNGQPVSEQNRAVLDLRDRTVDAGSYSCAVKEHEEIRSAAVCELGEKQWGVTYTPDRVCALEGSSVDLSCSYKHPGGLRVTESFWFINKQHVDLREDDQYKRRVQYYQTPCRMRITNLRASDSQIYKFRFITDDPDGKYFGSSGVSLSVRGLKIEVLNTQEGGKQLTCSSTCTLTNNPIYIWYRNGQPVSECRSASCSVAVFSGEISYSCAVEGSGLCSPPVYSPKETRAVVLPSGERKEGDSVTLTCSSDADPPVLTFNWFKQSVNESLGTGQNYSITNISSQHSGLYYCTALNQLGQHSSAPARLDVFYPPRPPSLSEFNGFNGSITLVCVSDSNPASSYTWFRKTGSRSEPFRNGSNLTLAAGTGGVFYCLAENQYGSSNSSQWPFTSGVLQVY from the exons atgccaaagtcagagctcaactGGTTCTTAAAGCGAATGTCAA GTGAACTGGGTGAGAAACAGTGGGGAGTGACTTACAATCCTGATAGAGTGTGTGCTCTGGAAGGTTCATCAGTTGATCTCTCCTGCTCTTATAAACACCCTGGAGGACTCAGAGTAACTGAATCATTCTGGTTCATTAATGAGACTGGAGTTAGGCCTGTAGATCTGCTAGATGATGATCAGTATAAGGGGAGAGTGCAGTATCACCAGACCCAGAACCAGCTCTACCACACAGTGAGAATCACTGATCTGAGAGTGAGTGATGCTCAGACATATAAGTTCAAATTCATCACTGATGATCCTGATGGTAATTTCATTGGCAGATCTGGAGTCATTCTGTCTGTCACAG ATCTGAAGATTGAAGTGTTGAacacacagggaggaggaaagcagctgacctgtagctccacctgcactctgactaaccccacctacatctggtacaggaacggacagcctgtatctgagcagaACAGAGCTGTACTGGATCTGAGGGACCGCACTGTGGATGCAGGCAGCTACTCCTGTGCTGTGAAAGAACACGAGGAGatccgctctgctgctgtct GTGAACTGGGTGAGAAGCAGTGGGGAGTGACTTACACTCCTGATCGTGTGTGTGCTCTGGAAGGTTCATCAGTTGATCTCTCCTGCTCTTATAAACACCCTGGAGGACTCAGAGTGACTGAATCATTCTGGTTCATTAATAAGCAGCATGTAGATCTGCGAGAGGATGATCAGTATAAGAGGAGAGTGCAGTATTACCAGACCCCATGTCGAATGAGAATCACTAATCTTAGAGCGAGCGATTCTCAGATATATAAGTTCAGATTCATCACTGATGATCCTGATGGTAAATACTTTGGCAGCTCTggagtcagtctgtctgtcagag GTCTGAAGATTGAAGTGTTGAACACACAGGAAGGAGGAAAGCAGCTGACctgtagctccacctgcactctgactaa CAACCCCATctacatctggtacaggaacggACAGCCTGTATCTGAGTGTAGATCTGCCTCCTGCTCTGTAGCTGTGTTCAGTGGAGAGATCAGCTACAGCTGTGCTGTTGAAGGCAGTGGTCTCTGCTCTCCTCCAGTGT ACTCTCCTAAAGAGACCAGAGCGGTTGTTCTTCCCTctggagagagaaaggagggagattcagtgactctgacctgcagcagtgatgcagaTCCTCCTGTTCTCACCTTCAACTGGTTTAAACAAAGTGTAAATGAATCACTGGGAACAGGCCAGAAttacagcatcaccaacatcagctCCCAGCACAGCGGACTGTACTACTGCACCGCTCTCAACCAGCTCGGACAGCACAGCTCTGCACCCGCCCGTCTGGACGTGTTCT ATCCTCCCAGACCTCCATCTCTATCTGAGTTTAACGGGTTTAACGGCTCGATCACGCTGGTGTGCGTCAGCGACTCCAACCCTGCCAGCTCTTACACCTGGTTCAGGAAGACAGGAAGCAGATCTGAACCTTTTAGAAACGGCTCTAATTTAACTTTAGCTGCTGGAACTGGTGGAGTTTTCTACTGTCTGGCAGAGAATCAATATGGATCATCCAACTCATCACAGTGGCCGTTTACATCAGGTGTGTTACAGGTTTATTAA